In Hwangdonia lutea, a single window of DNA contains:
- a CDS encoding S8/S53 family peptidase, whose product MKTLLLVLLFPIVIFSQGNPAFTESKIDDVYSQFNLTGDGVIFAIIERGIDYTHPAFINPDGTTKIKYIYDMVDASGASHPDNTYGIGTIHTEADINASLLAGGTPLTTDRYGHGTACAGIVSGNGEGTASKAFHGVAVDTKLIVVKLIHDAFPAFGSEPGQSAFFNPSYIPVALQFVEDKVAELGLPSVTLMNFGSIGGPTDGTSAVSQAMDNFINKGNILVCGVGDDGGNDNHATGTIAQDETQEILINKAETGNLRFDLWYSEDDRFTVTIELPNTTQVGPFAAPSGANAQIDWYNASFNMYHRGANVEFAQASSHKRELMIDLFGATGTYKIILNGASITDSGTFHATLNPSTNYNNNKFLSHITNGGSINDYATATQVITPTNYVSNISYTDVNGIARNRTGQGNPGEIWTGSSEGPTHDGRQGVDFATPGEVVFAPYSPNTYYSNFPFNMVQGGNNLYGIQTAVSAAAPVACGIIALMLELDPTLSNNDIKDILASTATTDGNTGITPNTTWGGGKVNALAAMQEVNNRLSVNAYVADNFKVYPNPADDVINIASKTKIKNISIYTLEGRLIKTIATPKKQIEISNLKSGIYFLKLESDLKVHKIKFLKR is encoded by the coding sequence ATGAAGACTTTATTACTCGTTTTGCTTTTTCCCATTGTAATTTTTTCCCAAGGAAACCCAGCATTTACTGAATCTAAAATTGACGATGTGTATTCTCAATTTAACCTGACCGGCGATGGTGTAATATTTGCCATAATCGAGCGTGGTATAGATTACACCCACCCCGCATTTATTAATCCAGATGGCACCACAAAAATTAAGTATATCTACGACATGGTTGATGCTTCGGGGGCTAGCCATCCAGATAATACCTATGGTATTGGCACCATCCATACAGAAGCTGATATAAATGCGTCGCTCTTAGCCGGCGGAACACCATTAACCACAGACAGGTACGGCCATGGCACCGCCTGCGCCGGAATTGTTTCGGGCAATGGCGAAGGTACTGCGAGTAAAGCGTTTCATGGTGTTGCAGTTGATACAAAACTTATTGTTGTAAAGCTTATTCACGATGCGTTTCCTGCTTTTGGCAGCGAACCCGGGCAATCTGCTTTTTTTAACCCATCTTATATTCCTGTTGCCTTGCAATTTGTGGAAGATAAAGTTGCGGAATTGGGCTTACCAAGTGTCACTTTAATGAATTTTGGCTCCATTGGCGGTCCCACAGATGGCACAAGTGCTGTTTCTCAAGCCATGGATAACTTTATTAATAAAGGTAATATTTTAGTTTGTGGTGTAGGTGATGATGGTGGAAATGATAATCACGCCACGGGAACAATAGCGCAAGATGAAACCCAAGAAATTCTTATTAATAAGGCTGAAACAGGAAATCTACGTTTCGATTTATGGTACAGTGAAGACGATAGGTTTACGGTTACTATTGAATTACCAAACACAACACAAGTGGGGCCGTTTGCTGCTCCGAGTGGCGCCAATGCTCAAATAGATTGGTACAATGCTAGCTTTAATATGTATCATCGAGGGGCGAATGTAGAATTTGCGCAGGCTTCAAGCCATAAAAGAGAATTGATGATTGATTTATTCGGTGCAACCGGAACTTATAAAATAATTCTTAATGGCGCTTCAATTACAGATTCCGGTACTTTTCATGCGACTTTAAACCCTTCAACCAATTATAATAATAATAAATTTTTAAGCCATATAACCAATGGCGGCAGTATTAATGATTATGCCACAGCAACTCAAGTTATCACACCCACGAATTATGTAAGCAATATTTCTTACACGGACGTTAATGGAATTGCACGAAACAGAACCGGACAGGGTAACCCAGGTGAAATTTGGACTGGCAGTAGTGAAGGACCAACTCACGATGGCCGTCAAGGTGTCGATTTCGCAACTCCCGGAGAGGTTGTATTTGCACCTTATAGCCCCAATACTTATTATTCAAATTTTCCCTTTAATATGGTTCAAGGCGGAAACAACCTTTATGGTATTCAAACAGCCGTAAGTGCCGCAGCACCCGTTGCTTGCGGTATAATAGCACTAATGCTGGAGTTAGACCCAACTTTAAGCAATAATGATATCAAAGATATTTTAGCATCAACAGCCACTACCGATGGCAATACCGGTATAACTCCAAACACAACCTGGGGCGGAGGAAAAGTTAATGCTTTAGCAGCCATGCAAGAAGTAAATAATAGATTGTCTGTAAACGCGTATGTTGCGGATAATTTTAAAGTTTATCCAAATCCTGCAGACGATGTCATCAACATAGCTTCAAAAACTAAAATTAAAAACATATCAATCTACACTTTAGAAGGAAGACTCATTAAAACAATTGCAACACCGAAAAAACAAATTGAAATTTCAAACTTAAAATCTGGCATTTATTTTTTAAAACTAGAATCTGATTTAAAAGTTCATAAAATTAAGTTTTTGAAACGATAA
- a CDS encoding HEAT repeat domain-containing protein encodes MLHQITYLLFKLNLVQPSEKAILFWMHSLDVEKLEYALKHGNYNTRRLAAEALEHAGKCSSVPVLLHAINDKVQNVSIAALNALEALGCNDELVISITRKRFNWVKEVRDKEAKREANKGKKHKIYRWERASKKSFDRVKEQLKRPIR; translated from the coding sequence ATGTTACACCAAATTACATATTTGCTTTTTAAACTCAATCTGGTTCAACCCTCTGAAAAAGCTATTCTTTTTTGGATGCATTCCCTTGACGTTGAGAAGTTGGAATACGCTTTAAAACATGGTAATTACAACACCCGAAGGTTAGCCGCAGAAGCTTTGGAGCATGCCGGAAAATGCTCTTCCGTTCCTGTTTTATTACATGCTATAAACGATAAAGTACAAAATGTTTCGATTGCTGCTTTAAATGCTTTGGAAGCTTTGGGGTGTAATGACGAGCTTGTTATTTCCATTACCAGAAAGCGTTTTAATTGGGTTAAAGAAGTTCGTGATAAAGAAGCTAAACGTGAAGCCAACAAAGGTAAAAAGCACAAAATTTACCGATGGGAACGCGCTAGCAAAAAATCGTTCGACCGTGTAAAAGAACAGCTTAAAAGACCCATTAGGTAA
- a CDS encoding VOC family protein: protein MAAFNINFLDHVAIRVKNMNTSIDWYSNVMGLKKYQLEKWGEFPVFMLSGKTGVAIFPANVDDENLNQLSKNIKIDHFAFNVSNIDFKKAQEYLHSINEPFQFQDHHYFHSIYLKDPDNHTVELTTLVVDNTFYK from the coding sequence ATGGCCGCATTTAACATTAATTTTTTAGACCATGTTGCTATTCGTGTTAAAAACATGAATACATCCATTGATTGGTATTCAAATGTTATGGGGTTAAAAAAATATCAACTTGAAAAATGGGGCGAATTCCCTGTTTTTATGCTTTCAGGAAAAACTGGAGTCGCTATATTTCCAGCAAATGTTGATGATGAAAATCTTAATCAATTATCAAAAAACATTAAAATTGATCACTTTGCCTTTAATGTTTCAAATATCGATTTTAAAAAAGCGCAAGAATATCTTCATAGTATTAATGAACCTTTTCAATTTCAAGACCATCATTACTTTCATTCTATTTACCTGAAAGACCCCGATAATCATACTGTTGAACTCACTACGCTTGTAGTTGACAATACATTTTATAAGTAA
- the coaD gene encoding pantetheine-phosphate adenylyltransferase, producing MKRAIFPGSFDPITLGHYDIIKRGVTLFDEIVVAIGVNADKNYMFSLDERKKFIEDTFAGEPKIKVMTYEGLTVDFCKKINAEFILRGLRNPADFEFEKAIAHTNRDLAPIETVFLLTSAKTSYIASSIVRDVIRNQGDYTKLVPISVRVK from the coding sequence ATGAAACGCGCTATATTTCCAGGATCTTTTGATCCGATTACCTTAGGACACTACGATATTATTAAAAGAGGCGTTACCCTCTTTGATGAAATAGTTGTGGCCATCGGTGTAAATGCCGATAAAAACTATATGTTCTCGCTGGACGAACGCAAAAAATTTATTGAAGATACTTTTGCTGGCGAACCTAAAATTAAGGTGATGACTTACGAAGGTTTAACCGTAGATTTTTGCAAAAAAATTAACGCAGAATTTATTCTCCGAGGCCTGCGAAACCCAGCAGATTTTGAGTTTGAAAAAGCCATTGCCCATACCAATAGAGATTTAGCACCTATTGAAACGGTGTTTTTATTAACCTCGGCCAAAACATCGTATATCGCCTCTTCCATTGTACGCGATGTAATTAGAAACCAGGGCGATTATACAAAGTTGGTCCCCATTAGTGTTCGGGTAAAATAA
- a CDS encoding D-alanine--D-alanine ligase: MQEKKNIAIIMGGYSSEYKISLKSGNVVFDTLDKSKYSAYRIHIFEDKWVYVNDDNEEFPIDKNDFSINVGAFKITFDCVFNAIHGSPGEDGFMQGYFDLIQIPHTSCNMYQAALTFNKRDCLSTLKPYGIKTAESFYINLGDTVNKDAIIAKVGLPCFVKANKAGSSFGITKVHKKEDLKNAIDVAFKEDDEIIIESFLDGVEVSVGVISYKGKTKVLPITEIVTDNDFFDYEAKYLGKSQEITPARLSAEQEEKVTNMAKKVYEILKMKGFSRSEYIFKNGEPHLLEINTIPGLTQESILPQQAAAAGIPLADLFDNAIEEALKQFSVNK, from the coding sequence ATGCAAGAAAAGAAAAATATTGCCATCATAATGGGAGGTTATTCCAGCGAATACAAAATCTCATTAAAAAGCGGAAACGTGGTTTTTGACACTTTAGATAAGTCTAAATACAGCGCCTATCGCATTCATATTTTTGAAGACAAATGGGTTTATGTTAACGACGACAATGAAGAATTTCCAATCGATAAAAATGATTTTTCAATAAACGTAGGCGCATTTAAAATCACTTTCGACTGTGTGTTTAATGCCATTCACGGGTCGCCCGGAGAAGATGGTTTTATGCAAGGCTATTTCGATTTAATACAGATACCGCACACGAGCTGTAACATGTATCAAGCGGCTTTAACCTTTAACAAACGCGACTGTTTAAGCACTTTAAAACCTTACGGCATAAAAACCGCCGAATCGTTTTATATAAACTTGGGCGACACCGTAAATAAAGATGCTATAATTGCCAAAGTGGGCTTGCCTTGTTTTGTAAAAGCCAACAAAGCCGGCAGTAGTTTTGGCATTACTAAAGTGCATAAAAAGGAAGATTTAAAAAACGCTATCGACGTCGCTTTTAAAGAAGATGACGAAATTATTATTGAGTCGTTTTTAGATGGCGTTGAAGTATCGGTTGGTGTTATTTCGTATAAAGGAAAAACCAAAGTACTGCCCATTACAGAAATTGTAACCGACAATGATTTTTTCGATTACGAAGCCAAATATTTAGGTAAATCACAAGAAATTACACCTGCTCGTTTAAGTGCAGAGCAAGAAGAAAAAGTCACTAACATGGCGAAAAAAGTTTACGAGATTTTAAAAATGAAAGGCTTTAGCCGAAGCGAATATATTTTTAAAAATGGCGAACCGCATTTGCTGGAAATAAACACCATTCCGGGTTTAACCCAAGAAAGCATACTGCCACAACAAGCCGCCGCCGCTGGCATACCGTTAGCCGATTTATTTGATAATGCTATTGAAGAGGCTTTGAAGCAGTTTTCAGTAAATAAATAG
- a CDS encoding PASTA domain-containing protein, with the protein MSIIKFLVSKAFLKQILLAVVALVVLSFLMLSWLKSSTNHGDFETVPDLKGKSISVAEIELKENNLVMQIQDSANFNPDYPKFSVIEQDPPVGTKVKENRKIYITLNPSGYRKVRVPNLLESTLRQAKPTLEALDFKVGKLTYVDNIGKDIVLKMQHKGQTIQAGDMLPKTEKIDLVLGNGKRPSN; encoded by the coding sequence ATGAGCATTATTAAATTTCTTGTCAGTAAAGCATTTTTAAAACAAATTTTATTGGCTGTAGTGGCCTTGGTGGTTTTATCTTTTTTAATGCTGTCGTGGTTAAAATCTTCTACTAATCATGGCGATTTTGAAACCGTACCTGATTTAAAAGGAAAATCTATAAGTGTTGCCGAGATTGAGTTAAAGGAAAATAATTTGGTGATGCAAATTCAGGATTCTGCTAATTTTAATCCGGATTACCCAAAATTTTCGGTGATAGAACAAGACCCACCCGTAGGAACAAAGGTAAAGGAAAATAGAAAAATATACATTACATTAAACCCCTCGGGTTACCGAAAAGTGAGAGTGCCAAATTTATTGGAAAGTACGTTGCGACAAGCAAAACCAACCCTAGAGGCTTTAGATTTTAAAGTAGGCAAACTAACGTATGTAGACAATATTGGTAAGGATATTGTACTAAAAATGCAACATAAAGGACAAACCATTCAAGCTGGTGACATGTTGCCAAAAACCGAAAAAATCGATTTAGTGCTTGGTAATGGTAAGCGCCCATCGAACTAA
- a CDS encoding RluA family pseudouridine synthase, whose product MEDYTPQLPDEDNLYEHYAFTVDKGQTPLRIDKYLMNFVENATRNKIQAAAKNGSVFVNNEPVKSNYKVKPFDKIRVLFAHPPFENLLVGEDIPLDVVYEDDTLLVVNKPAGMVVHPGHGNYSGTLINGLIYRFDNLPNNSSERPGLVHRIDKDTSGLLVVAKTEKAMAHLSLQFAEKTSEREYVAIVWGNLEADEGTIEGNIGRHPKNRLQNTVFLDDEADKGKPAVTHYKVLERLGYVTLVSCKLETGRTHQIRVHMKHIGHTLFNDARYGGDKILKGTTFTKYKQFVDNCFRVLPRQALHAKTLGFKHPKTGEFMRFETPIPDDMQQCIEKWKIYSKHQELE is encoded by the coding sequence ATGGAAGACTATACACCACAATTACCCGACGAGGATAATTTATACGAGCATTATGCTTTTACGGTAGATAAAGGGCAAACGCCTTTGCGTATAGATAAATACTTAATGAATTTTGTTGAAAATGCCACCCGAAATAAAATTCAGGCGGCCGCAAAAAACGGCAGTGTTTTTGTAAATAACGAGCCTGTAAAATCCAATTACAAAGTAAAACCTTTTGATAAAATTCGTGTGTTGTTTGCGCATCCGCCATTTGAGAATTTGTTGGTTGGCGAAGATATTCCGTTGGATGTGGTTTATGAAGACGATACCCTTTTGGTTGTAAACAAACCCGCAGGCATGGTGGTGCATCCCGGGCATGGGAACTACTCGGGCACCTTAATAAATGGTTTGATTTACAGATTTGATAATTTACCGAACAATTCCAGCGAACGCCCCGGTTTGGTTCATAGAATTGATAAAGACACCAGCGGACTTTTAGTGGTTGCCAAAACCGAAAAAGCCATGGCGCATTTATCCTTGCAATTTGCCGAAAAAACCAGCGAACGCGAATACGTTGCTATCGTTTGGGGCAATTTGGAAGCAGACGAAGGCACGATTGAGGGCAACATTGGCAGACATCCCAAAAACCGATTGCAAAACACCGTGTTTCTTGATGATGAAGCCGATAAAGGCAAACCTGCTGTAACGCATTACAAGGTTTTAGAGCGATTGGGCTACGTAACCTTGGTGTCTTGTAAGTTGGAAACCGGACGCACGCACCAAATACGCGTGCACATGAAACACATAGGGCACACCTTGTTTAACGATGCCCGCTATGGTGGCGATAAAATATTAAAAGGCACAACGTTTACCAAGTACAAACAGTTTGTAGATAACTGTTTTAGGGTGCTGCCACGGCAAGCATTACACGCTAAAACCTTAGGTTTTAAACACCCAAAAACGGGCGAGTTTATGCGTTTTGAGACCCCAATTCCAGACGATATGCAACAGTGTATTGAAAAATGGAAAATCTATTCGAAGCATCAAGAGTTGGAGTAG
- the yaaA gene encoding peroxide stress protein YaaA, giving the protein MKLVLSPAKSLDFESKIPTQHSTEACFLKQAERLNKLLKKKSAKSLSKLMKISDNLGQLNYERNQNWQLPFTKDNARQAIYAFSGDVYRGLDAYTIPKENIEKLENTVRIISGLYGLLKPTDLIQPYRLEMGTKFPVGKNKNLYEFWRKSITKALNDELEDDELFLNLASNEYFKAIDTKALKVPVITANFKDFKNGEYKTIMTFAKLARGYMTRYIIDTNAKTLDDLKAFNYEGYNFSEPMSTETELVFIR; this is encoded by the coding sequence ATGAAACTCGTTTTATCACCAGCAAAATCTTTGGATTTTGAATCCAAAATACCCACGCAGCACAGCACCGAAGCCTGTTTTTTAAAACAAGCCGAACGTTTAAATAAATTGCTTAAAAAGAAATCGGCTAAAAGCTTATCGAAGCTCATGAAGATTTCAGATAATTTAGGGCAATTAAATTACGAGCGTAATCAAAATTGGCAATTGCCATTTACTAAGGATAACGCGCGTCAAGCTATATATGCCTTTAGTGGCGATGTGTACAGAGGTTTGGATGCCTATACTATTCCTAAAGAAAATATAGAAAAGCTCGAAAACACCGTCCGCATTATTTCGGGGTTATACGGCCTATTGAAGCCAACCGATTTAATACAACCGTACCGTTTGGAAATGGGTACAAAATTCCCGGTGGGTAAAAATAAAAACCTGTATGAGTTTTGGCGAAAATCCATAACCAAAGCTTTAAACGACGAATTGGAAGATGACGAGCTGTTTTTAAACCTTGCAAGTAACGAGTATTTTAAAGCCATTGACACCAAGGCTTTAAAGGTACCGGTAATTACGGCTAATTTTAAAGATTTTAAAAATGGTGAGTACAAAACGATTATGACCTTTGCAAAACTGGCACGTGGTTACATGACACGCTATATTATTGATACCAACGCCAAAACGCTTGACGATTTAAAAGCATTTAATTACGAAGGTTATAATTTTAGCGAACCCATGAGCACAGAAACCGAACTTGTTTTTATAAGGTAA
- a CDS encoding 30S ribosomal protein THX: protein MGKGDKKTKRGKINRGTFGVRRPRIKKKPSIETKINVGNKAQPKP, encoded by the coding sequence ATGGGAAAAGGCGATAAAAAAACAAAACGTGGTAAAATAAACCGAGGTACTTTTGGGGTGAGGCGCCCCAGAATTAAAAAGAAACCATCTATTGAAACCAAAATCAACGTAGGTAATAAAGCGCAACCAAAGCCTTAA
- a CDS encoding uracil-DNA glycosylase family protein, with translation MFKHKHPYKPFIQKDTTKLIVGTLPPPRFSTGKLLDKDVDFCYGSYYNSLWLFIDKIHNLKLRYDNSNEAIEERKQFLIQHKIGVCDIVESAEREKIDASDLGMKNILLRDVIGYLKQYPNIDTLLFTGGNSKNGPEYFFRKHIKDYHIKLELVSNETPRIHQFIMPCYSEQSEEFHKDGTYHSLRSLRNDTRIIKTVSLTSGSGAANISISRLPLYKQLKAKNPKFNTFDYRVMQYREFF, from the coding sequence TTGTTTAAACACAAACATCCATACAAACCCTTCATACAAAAAGACACCACCAAATTAATAGTGGGCACTTTGCCACCGCCACGGTTTTCTACGGGTAAACTTTTGGATAAAGATGTCGATTTTTGCTATGGAAGCTACTACAATTCACTGTGGTTGTTTATCGATAAAATTCATAATTTAAAACTGCGTTACGATAATTCAAACGAAGCTATTGAAGAACGCAAACAGTTTTTAATTCAACATAAAATAGGTGTTTGCGATATTGTTGAAAGCGCCGAACGCGAAAAGATTGATGCTTCCGATTTGGGCATGAAAAACATATTACTCCGCGATGTTATTGGTTATTTAAAACAATATCCAAATATCGATACCTTATTGTTTACTGGCGGAAACAGTAAAAATGGACCCGAATATTTCTTCAGAAAACATATAAAAGATTACCATATTAAACTGGAACTGGTTTCAAACGAAACACCTCGAATTCATCAATTTATAATGCCTTGTTATTCTGAACAAAGTGAAGAGTTTCATAAAGATGGGACTTATCATTCACTTCGCTCATTACGAAATGACACTAGGATTATCAAAACCGTGTCGCTCACCTCAGGTTCTGGCGCAGCCAATATTTCTATCAGTAGACTGCCTTTGTACAAACAATTAAAGGCCAAAAACCCAAAATTTAATACCTTCGATTATAGGGTGATGCAGTATCGCGAGTTTTTCTAA
- a CDS encoding DEAD/DEAH box helicase codes for MSFNSLGLSEALLKAISKKGYTTPSPIQQKAIPPILEGKDVLASAQTGTGKTAGFTLPLLQVLSANPQGKHRPIRALILTPTRELAAQVYANVKEYSTFLNLKSAVIFGGVNQKPQVATIRQGIDVLVATPGRLIDLESQGLLSLKRIEVLVLDEADRMLDMGFLRDIERIMELMPAKRQNLMFSATFSKDIRKLAHGILHHPVQVEATPENTTVEAINQKVYRVAKGLKTGLIIKLISDDNWKQVLVFTRTKHGANRLCKKMVSAGITAAAIHGNKSQGARTKALAGFKSGQIRVLVATDIAARGLDIPLLPHVINFELPNISEDYVHRIGRTGRAGASGEAISLVSADETTYLRDIEKLIDIKLPVEIVKGFEPDPNASTAPIKPGQNRSRNSRNRHSNANKNRSSSKKRPSRNNRKSNDRRN; via the coding sequence ATGTCATTTAACTCTTTAGGCTTGTCCGAAGCCCTGCTAAAAGCGATTAGCAAAAAAGGATACACAACGCCAAGTCCCATTCAACAAAAGGCAATCCCACCTATTTTAGAAGGAAAAGATGTTTTAGCTTCGGCGCAAACCGGAACCGGAAAAACAGCAGGTTTTACATTACCACTTTTACAAGTGCTTTCTGCAAATCCACAAGGAAAACACCGGCCTATTCGTGCGTTAATATTAACACCAACCCGCGAATTGGCAGCACAAGTTTACGCTAATGTAAAAGAATATAGTACATTTTTAAATTTGAAAAGTGCTGTTATTTTTGGAGGCGTAAATCAAAAACCACAAGTAGCCACCATTCGCCAAGGAATTGATGTTTTAGTGGCAACTCCGGGACGCTTGATTGATTTGGAAAGCCAAGGATTGTTATCCTTAAAACGTATAGAGGTTTTAGTTTTAGATGAAGCCGACCGTATGCTGGATATGGGTTTTTTACGGGATATTGAACGCATTATGGAGCTCATGCCGGCAAAGCGTCAAAACCTCATGTTTTCAGCTACCTTTTCAAAGGATATTAGAAAATTGGCACACGGTATTTTGCATCATCCGGTGCAAGTTGAAGCCACTCCGGAAAACACAACCGTAGAAGCCATTAACCAGAAAGTTTATCGTGTTGCAAAAGGCTTAAAAACAGGTTTGATTATCAAGTTAATTTCAGATGATAATTGGAAACAAGTATTGGTTTTTACCCGCACCAAACACGGAGCTAACAGGCTTTGTAAAAAAATGGTTAGTGCCGGAATAACCGCGGCAGCCATTCACGGTAATAAAAGTCAAGGTGCCAGAACCAAAGCCTTGGCAGGTTTTAAAAGCGGACAAATTCGCGTTTTAGTGGCCACCGATATTGCGGCACGTGGCTTAGATATTCCGTTGCTGCCACATGTTATTAATTTCGAATTGCCTAATATCTCTGAAGATTACGTGCACCGTATTGGTAGAACCGGTAGAGCAGGGGCAAGTGGCGAAGCGATTTCTTTGGTGAGTGCAGATGAAACCACCTATTTGCGTGATATTGAAAAATTGATTGATATTAAATTACCCGTTGAAATTGTGAAAGGTTTTGAACCCGACCCCAATGCTTCAACGGCACCCATTAAACCCGGACAGAATCGTTCACGTAACTCTAGAAACAGACATTCAAACGCTAATAAAAATAGAAGCAGTTCAAAAAAAAGACCGAGTAGAAATAATAGAAAATCTAACGACCGGAGAAATTAA
- a CDS encoding VF530 family protein, with amino-acid sequence METQPNNPLHGIKLDQIINDLVAHYGWEYMGYTIKIKCFTNNPSVKSSLKFLRRTPWARTKVENMYLNMLKHKK; translated from the coding sequence ATGGAAACCCAACCCAATAACCCTTTGCACGGCATAAAACTAGATCAAATTATAAACGATTTGGTAGCGCATTACGGATGGGAATATATGGGTTATACGATAAAAATTAAGTGTTTTACCAATAACCCTTCGGTAAAATCCAGTTTAAAGTTTTTACGGCGCACGCCTTGGGCGCGAACAAAAGTTGAAAACATGTATTTGAATATGCTGAAGCATAAAAAATAA
- the mazG gene encoding nucleoside triphosphate pyrophosphohydrolase, whose product MNSRANQLKAFDRLLTIMDELRAQCPWDKKQTMESLRHLTIEETYELGDAILDNNLDEVKKELGDVLLHIVFYAKIGSETKAFDIADVCNSICEKLISRHPHIYGDIKVENEDDVKRNWENLKLKEGKTSVLEGVPKSLPALVKANRIQEKVAGVGFDWEAPNQVWEKVEEELNEFKAEVNLGNQDKMESEFGDVLFSMVNYARFLNINPENALERTNKKFSKRFQYLEAKAKSLNKPLKDMTLAEMDVFWEEAKSL is encoded by the coding sequence ATGAATTCAAGAGCCAATCAACTTAAAGCCTTTGATAGATTGTTAACCATAATGGATGAATTGCGCGCTCAATGCCCGTGGGATAAAAAGCAAACCATGGAAAGTTTGCGCCATTTAACCATTGAAGAAACTTACGAGTTGGGCGATGCTATTTTAGATAATAATTTGGATGAGGTTAAAAAAGAATTGGGCGATGTGCTTTTGCATATTGTGTTTTATGCTAAAATAGGAAGCGAAACCAAAGCTTTTGATATTGCCGATGTTTGCAATAGTATTTGCGAAAAACTCATTAGCAGACATCCGCATATTTACGGCGATATTAAAGTTGAAAATGAGGATGATGTAAAACGAAATTGGGAAAACCTTAAGCTGAAAGAAGGAAAAACGAGTGTTTTGGAAGGTGTGCCAAAAAGCCTGCCGGCTTTGGTGAAAGCCAATAGAATACAAGAGAAAGTGGCCGGCGTTGGTTTTGATTGGGAAGCACCGAATCAGGTTTGGGAAAAGGTTGAAGAGGAGCTCAACGAGTTTAAAGCCGAAGTCAATTTAGGCAACCAAGATAAAATGGAAAGTGAATTTGGCGATGTGCTATTTTCTATGGTAAACTACGCGCGCTTTTTAAATATTAATCCCGAAAACGCTTTAGAGCGCACCAATAAAAAATTCTCGAAACGATTTCAATATTTAGAAGCGAAAGCAAAAAGTTTAAATAAACCTTTAAAAGATATGACTTTGGCCGAAATGGATGTGTTTTGGGAGGAAGCTAAAAGTCTATAA
- a CDS encoding GNAT family N-acetyltransferase: MTIKTFDAFSRLSMIDINRITNFLHEHSGVFKDTKSAIRKSIMYAAKELPGLGGYVFVMEHKNEILGAVVVNRTGMNEYLSENILVYVAVKKSFRRKGIAKALIKHTIKYCKGDIAVHISKENPVIKIFEKQGFKARNIEMRLER; this comes from the coding sequence ATGACTATTAAAACATTTGATGCCTTTTCAAGGCTATCTATGATTGATATTAACCGTATCACCAATTTTTTGCACGAACATTCCGGGGTTTTTAAAGACACCAAAAGTGCCATTCGAAAATCTATTATGTATGCTGCGAAAGAGCTTCCGGGATTAGGCGGTTATGTGTTTGTTATGGAACATAAAAATGAAATTTTAGGAGCCGTTGTGGTAAACAGAACAGGCATGAATGAGTATTTATCAGAAAACATATTGGTTTATGTAGCGGTTAAAAAAAGTTTTAGAAGAAAAGGAATTGCTAAAGCACTCATTAAACACACCATAAAATACTGTAAAGGCGACATTGCAGTACACATAAGTAAAGAGAATCCGGTTATCAAAATATTTGAAAAACAAGGCTTTAAAGCAAGAAATATAGAAATGCGATTAGAGCGATAA